A genomic window from Denticeps clupeoides chromosome 11, fDenClu1.1, whole genome shotgun sequence includes:
- the arrdc1a gene encoding arrestin domain-containing protein 1a yields the protein MGKLQGFEVSLADNKATYGPGEAISGAVKISTAQPIQCKAIKVNCTGFCGVTSKVNDTAWTTKEQYCNSTVSVADKGTLRQGVHSFPFRFLLPASAPPSYVGPYGRIIYKIRAFIDTPRLSKDYAVEKMFEVVNPFNLNDVPELQGTNSASTTKNFSYMLMKSGTVTLNAACDLRGYTPGQVVQLETEVLNQSGKSTGMVVASLMQKVTYKAKKPFHDIRTVAEVEGPTIKGGKQCQWKEQIIVPELPQSSLAGCNIIDIEYFIQVSLKNPEVSVKLPIAIGRIPVDPTCKTPSRPVLPTPAPRVTPQQPSKPVPRPRSCCISPSAPPIDPDQMIGAGPADMPNRRYSQLPSSGQPPAVTPNAFSYTAGLAFQQNVLSPDLRSPYPHELPPSYDESCSNN from the exons ATGGGCAAACTGCAGGGCTTCGAAGTCTCCCTGGCCGACAACAAAGCCACGTACGGGCCCGGCGAGGCGATTTCGGGCGCCGTGAAGATCTCCACCGCCCAGCCGATACAGTGTAAAG ctaTCAAAGTGAATTGCACTGGCTTTTGTGGGGTGACCAGCAAGGTGAATGACACAGCCTGGACGACAAAAGAACAGTATTGCAACAGTACTGTGTCAGTGGCTGACAAAG GCACTCTCAGACAGGGGGTGCATTCCTTTCCGTTCAGATTTCTCCTACCAG CTTCTGCTCCGCCCTCGTATGTTGGACCATATGGCAGGATTATATACAAAATCAGAGCGTTCATCGACACTCCTCGGTTATCAAAGGATTATGCGGTTGAAAAGATGTTTGAGGTCGTCAATCCTTTTAACCTCAATGATGTTCCTGAATTACAG GGTACAAACTCTGCATCCACCACCAAGAACTTCTCTTACATGCTGATGAAGAGTGGCACTGTTACACTGAATGCTGCCTGTGATCTTCGAGGGTACACCCCAGGCCAGGTTGTTCAACTGGAAACTGAAGTGCTGAACCAGTCAGGGAAGTCCACAGGCATGGTGGTGGCCAGTTTGATGCAG AAAGTGACCTATAAGGCCAAGAAGCCGTTCCATGACATAAGGACTGTTGCAGAAGTGGAAGGACCCACAATAAAAGGAGGCAAACAGTGCCAGTGGAAGGAACAGAttattgtgcctgaactcccaCAATCCTCTCTTGCTGGGTGCAACATCATTGACattgaatattttattcag gtTTCTCTGAAAAATCCAGAAGTGTCAGTGAAGCTCCCCATCGCCATTGGAAGAATCCCTGTGGACCCCACCTGCAAGACACCGTCCAGACCTGTTCTGCCAACACCAGCACCTAGGGTTACACCACAGCAGCCTTCCAAACCTGTACCCAGGCCCAGGAGCTGTTGCATTTCTCCCAGTGCACCTCCAATTGATCCTGATCAGATGATTGGGGCTGGACCTGCAGACATGCCCAACAGGAGATACTCCCAGCTTCCAAGCTCAGGTCAACCTCCGGCCGTGACGCCCAACGCGTTCAGCTACACCGCAGGTCTTGCTTTCCAGCAAAACGTCCTGTCTCCTGATTTAAGGTCACCATACCCACATG AGCTCCCACCCAGTTATGATGAAAGCTGCAGCAACAACTAG
- the LOC114799913 gene encoding P2Y purinoceptor 2-like produces MVLPSVLPTNTTSNTSECSADSQSVYVAVFLCLVFLLGFCLNVFSLYVFCCRMSHWNSSTVLQFNLALSDSVGTPAILMMVVHFANDGNWPFGVLLCHFKIVLLSMHFYGSTTFLMLISIHRYVAVVHFNRSCPMKRKCFVKKLCVGIWLFLLTAGIIYSVLVPAGKEQETMQCLNINQRGLSEQYLIINFILLTFWFILPFCTSAACYGGLVNSVARINVKTLKGPSIKAKSLRMIGTCLLIFGLCFLPLHVTRTIGVMVVRYHPEKCDLLRKVETAYYVSLILGGINSCLDPLIYFFGTNSFRKTIRRSIKVVVSKRRIGNRSESETVTQSMNRIVIDTIAK; encoded by the coding sequence ATGGTTCTGCCCTCTGTGCTTCCAACCAATACAACATCCAACACATCTGAGTGCTCAGCGGACTCCCAGAGCGTTTACGTCGCTGTGTTCCTCTGCCTGGTCTTTCTATTGGGTTTTTGCCTAAACGTCTTCAGCTTGTATGTGTTTTGTTGCCGCATGTCCCACTGGAACTCCAGCACTGTCCTGCAGTTCAATCTGGCCCTCAGCGACTCCGTCGGAACCCCGGCCATTCTTATGATGGTTGTGCACTTTGCCAATGACGGCAACTGGCCATTCGGGGTCCTTTTGTGCCATTTCAAGATCGTACTACTCAGCATGCATTTCTATGGCAGCACCACGTTTCTGATGCTCATCAGCATTCACCGTTATGTGGCAGTGGTGCACTTTAACCGGAGCTGCCCTATGAAGCGTAAGTGTTTCGTCAAAAAGCTTTGTGTTGGAATTTGGCTGTTTTTGCTGACCGCAGGCATCATCTACTCTGTCTTGGTCCCAGCCGGCAAAGAGCAGGAGACTATGCAGTGCCTGAACATCAACCAGAGGGGACTTAGTGAACAGTACCTGATCATAAACTTTATTCTACTCACTTTCTGGTTCATCCTGCCTTTCTGCACCTCAGCAGCCTGTTATGGGGGCCTGGTCAACTCTGTGGCCAGAATCAACGTGAAGACCCTGAAGGGTCCTTCAATCAAGGCCAAATCTCTGAGAATGATAGGAACTTGCCTGCTTATCTTTGGACTGTGTTTCCTGCCACTGCATGTTACAAGGACCATAGGAGTCATGGTTGTGAGGTACCATCCAGAAAAGTGTGACCTCCTCAGAAAGGTGGAGACGGCATATTACGTCTCCTTAATTTTAGGGGGAATAAACAGCTGCTTGGATCCTCTAATCTACTTCTTTGGGACAAACAGTTTCAGAAAAACCATCAGAAGGTCCATTAAAGTGGTAGTGAGCAAAAGAAGAATTGGTAACAGAAGCGAATCAGAGACGGTCACTCAGAGCATGAACAGAATTGTGATTGACACcattgcaaaataa